A stretch of the Filimonas lacunae genome encodes the following:
- a CDS encoding carboxy terminal-processing peptidase: MMSRKVLPFIIIVLCGLGLWAFRYRGEDETAMARRQQLLATVGYILEQKHYDPKLIDDSFSKDIFKKYIESLDPEKNIYLASDIASLKKYETTIDDEIHGAPIGFFATAGDLYTKRMGEITTLYKEIMAKPFDFSVNEKVQLEADSLDYVADEQARKENWRKRLKYLTLDRFADLQDARAKSKATDSIHSKTDTQLEKDARDKVVKLMDRNFNRLKKRLTQDEQFNLFVNTITGAMDPHTNYLPPLEKRAFDEEMSNRFYGIGAQLREEDAGGVKVISVVPGSPAWKSGQIQVNDLIIKVAQGSAEPVDITGLGVDDAVKLIRGNKGTEVKLTLKRPDGNIKVVSLLRDEIVQDEAFARSVILNNGNKKIGYIYLPEFYADFERANGSRCAADVATEVIKLKSENVDGIVLDLRSNGGGSLYEVVQMVGLFINNGPVVQVKDRDGKPSILNDENNDHLYDGPLAVMVNELSASASEIFAAAIQDYKRGIIVGSTSTFGKGTVQKNLPLGKPIDMFSGRTEYGALKLTFEKFYRINGGSTQLKGVASDIVLPDLFEYQKFREKDYTSALQWDQIPKLTYNTWDKDADINTVKKASEQRISNSYAFKAIKNSAEWANANANKEVSLNITQFRDDQKKAREMSKLSDSALKLTKNKELNVQVLKADKEKYYNNPDKAKGERYQDWLKRLKTDLYIDETMRIVTDMAAGRQQNVARQ, from the coding sequence ATGATGAGTAGAAAAGTACTGCCTTTTATAATAATAGTATTATGCGGATTAGGTTTATGGGCTTTCAGGTATAGAGGTGAAGACGAAACAGCAATGGCACGTCGTCAGCAACTACTTGCAACAGTAGGATACATCCTGGAACAGAAGCATTACGATCCCAAGCTGATCGATGACAGTTTTTCAAAGGACATTTTCAAAAAATACATTGAAAGCCTGGACCCCGAGAAGAATATATACCTGGCTTCCGATATAGCTTCCCTTAAAAAGTATGAAACCACTATTGACGACGAAATCCATGGTGCACCTATTGGCTTTTTCGCAACTGCAGGTGATTTGTATACCAAACGCATGGGGGAAATTACCACCTTGTATAAAGAGATCATGGCCAAGCCGTTCGATTTCAGTGTAAACGAAAAAGTGCAGTTGGAAGCAGACTCACTGGACTATGTAGCCGATGAACAGGCCCGTAAGGAAAACTGGAGAAAACGTTTAAAATACCTGACATTAGACAGGTTTGCCGATTTACAGGATGCCCGCGCCAAAAGCAAAGCAACCGATTCTATCCATAGCAAAACCGACACACAACTGGAAAAAGACGCCAGGGATAAAGTGGTGAAGCTGATGGACCGCAACTTTAACCGTTTAAAAAAGCGCTTAACACAAGACGAACAGTTTAACCTGTTTGTAAATACGATTACCGGCGCAATGGACCCACATACCAACTATTTACCGCCACTGGAAAAAAGAGCGTTTGACGAAGAAATGAGCAACCGCTTTTACGGCATTGGAGCACAATTGCGGGAAGAAGATGCTGGTGGGGTAAAAGTAATTAGCGTAGTACCTGGTAGCCCAGCCTGGAAAAGCGGTCAGATTCAGGTAAACGACCTGATTATTAAAGTAGCACAAGGTTCAGCTGAACCCGTAGATATTACCGGCCTGGGTGTGGATGATGCCGTAAAACTGATTAGAGGTAACAAAGGCACAGAAGTAAAACTGACCTTAAAACGCCCCGATGGCAACATTAAAGTGGTTTCACTTTTACGTGACGAGATAGTACAGGACGAAGCATTTGCCCGTAGTGTAATACTGAATAACGGCAACAAAAAAATAGGTTACATCTACCTGCCTGAATTCTATGCTGATTTTGAGCGCGCTAACGGATCACGTTGCGCTGCCGATGTTGCAACAGAGGTAATAAAGCTGAAATCTGAAAATGTAGATGGCATAGTACTTGATTTACGCTCTAACGGTGGAGGTTCTCTGTATGAAGTAGTGCAAATGGTAGGTTTATTCATTAATAACGGTCCGGTAGTACAGGTGAAAGACAGAGATGGCAAACCATCTATCCTGAATGATGAAAACAATGATCATTTATATGACGGTCCTTTGGCTGTTATGGTAAATGAATTAAGTGCTTCTGCATCAGAGATCTTTGCAGCAGCTATACAGGATTACAAACGCGGTATTATTGTAGGCAGTACCTCTACTTTTGGTAAAGGCACGGTACAAAAGAACCTGCCATTAGGTAAACCTATTGATATGTTCAGTGGCCGTACCGAATATGGCGCATTAAAACTGACATTTGAGAAATTTTACCGTATCAATGGTGGTTCTACCCAGTTAAAAGGCGTTGCATCGGATATTGTGTTACCAGATTTGTTCGAGTATCAGAAGTTCAGGGAAAAAGATTACACCTCTGCTTTACAGTGGGATCAGATTCCTAAGCTTACTTATAATACCTGGGACAAAGATGCAGATATAAATACAGTGAAAAAAGCATCAGAACAGCGTATTAGCAACAGCTATGCCTTTAAAGCCATTAAAAACAGTGCTGAATGGGCCAACGCGAATGCTAATAAAGAAGTAAGCCTTAATATCACTCAGTTTAGAGATGACCAGAAAAAAGCACGTGAAATGAGCAAGCTGAGCGATAGCGCGCTGAAACTGACTAAAAACAAAGAATTAAACGTTCAGGTATTGAAAGCTGATAAAGAAAAATACTACAACAACCCCGATAAAGCGAAAGGAGAGCGTTATCAGGATTGGCTGAAAAGGTTGAAAACGGATTTGTATATAGATGAAACCATGCGTATTGTAACCGATATGGCCGCCGGCAGGCAGCAAAATGTTGCACGCCAGTAA
- a CDS encoding DUF445 domain-containing protein has product MNICYWLLPFFTAFAGWLSVRVVVYLLFYPVRPVVLPGFKWQGLLPAKQSRIATELGRVIQKELSFTVIEQQLTRPDTFQQVKPGVEAHIDEFLRVKLPKAMPVISMFIGDRTIQQMKDIFMGELETLFPAIVHQYVQALEKDTDIAQLVAEKINSLSPLLLHQHLYAPAAAQMAKLSVIGILVGFVVGMLQLGLMLIA; this is encoded by the coding sequence ATGAACATCTGCTACTGGTTACTTCCTTTTTTTACTGCTTTTGCCGGCTGGTTGTCTGTTCGTGTGGTGGTATATCTATTATTTTACCCTGTAAGGCCGGTAGTATTGCCGGGTTTTAAATGGCAAGGGCTGCTACCTGCTAAACAATCGCGTATTGCAACTGAGCTGGGGCGTGTGATTCAAAAAGAGCTTTCTTTTACAGTTATAGAACAACAGCTTACCCGACCTGATACTTTTCAACAGGTGAAGCCCGGAGTGGAAGCGCATATTGATGAGTTTTTACGCGTAAAGCTGCCTAAGGCTATGCCGGTAATCAGCATGTTTATTGGCGACAGAACTATTCAGCAAATGAAGGATATTTTTATGGGTGAACTGGAAACGCTTTTTCCGGCAATAGTGCATCAATATGTGCAGGCTTTGGAAAAGGATACGGACATTGCACAGCTGGTTGCTGAAAAAATAAACAGTCTCTCTCCTCTTCTCTTACATCAGCATTTATACGCTCCCGCAGCGGCACAAATGGCAAAACTATCGGTAATTGGCATATTGGTTGGTTTTGTGGTGGGAATGCTTCAATTAGGGCTGATGCTGATTGCCTAA